Genomic window (Fundidesulfovibrio terrae):
GACATCCCGCTCATCGTCAACAGCATCGACCCTTGCATCTCCTGCACGGAGCGCTGAGAACCCGCCGGAGTACCCGTCACATCAGGTGAGGCCGTCGGGCGCGGCCTCACCTTTTCTCCGAAATCTTTTTCATTTTTTTCAATTTGTCGCGTGGCTGACAGTCAAAAGCTCTCCGGAGTGATTGAGTGGTCTCGCGCGCGGATAACGTGCGCACGCGAATAAATGGTGGAACGCCATGCATGAATCCTCCCTGGCAATGAGCATACTCGGCATCGTGCGGGACAAGGCCCGCGAGGCCCATACCGGCGCGGTGCGCCGCGTGGACCTGTGCATCGGCGAGTACGCGGGCGTTGAGGATTCCACCCTGGCGGCCTGCTTCGAGATGATGGCCCTGGGCACGGTGGCTGACGGAGCCGAGCTGATGATCGAGAAGATCGCCGCCACTGGCGCATGCGACGCCTGCGGCGCTCCCGCCCGCAGAATCGGACGGCTCCTGCGTTGCCCTCATTGCGAACGCTCGACGGTCACGCTCGCCACCGGGCGTGAGCTCTACGTCAAAAGCATAGAAGTCGAACAACCTACCCGGAGGCATGATCATGCCCAATGCTTGTGAAAATCCTATTGTTTTCGCCAATCCCGAGAAGTGCATCGGGTGCAAGAAATGCGAGATGGCCTGCGCCGGCGCGCACATCGGCCTGTCCTTCAAGGAAGCCAAGAAGCGCGGCCTGCCCGTCATCTCCCGCATCAAGGTGGTGAAGGTCGACAATCTGAAGTTCCCCATCCAGTGCCGCCACTGCGAGGACGCCC
Coding sequences:
- the hypA gene encoding hydrogenase maturation nickel metallochaperone HypA; this translates as MHESSLAMSILGIVRDKAREAHTGAVRRVDLCIGEYAGVEDSTLAACFEMMALGTVADGAELMIEKIAATGACDACGAPARRIGRLLRCPHCERSTVTLATGRELYVKSIEVEQPTRRHDHAQCL